acaaatttaggcaagtcgtgtcaatttgggacgacttcatatgcacaaatcgtcctAATTAGGCACGATTTTTGTCTTGTCATACTGAAGttgtgtcaacttggcacgacttctgccctgtcatactgaagtcgtgccaacttggcaagacttctgccacgtcataatttttttttttattgtttatatattgggtagtaagttatgtaatgttaaaaattaatttgatacataattttataagagtgttagttttaaggaacacaaaattagaataatttacttctagttcaactttatatttttattttatatcttgtaatgaatcttactaatttgtttagttataattaatctcttctcatcattacgtgttttgtaaaatcattacttctcaatttatttattttgcaaattcacaacaataattatctatttattttccaaatataataaattttcatttatctatttatttccaaatttaacaattttctttattttttaattaatcaagttattgtattacattactgtcaaacatgatccatacacgattatccaaatttttgttccttaaaactaacactcttagaaaattatgtatcaaattaatttttaacattacataacttattacccaatatataaataataaaataaaataaaaatataacgtgacaaaagtcgtgccaagttggcatgacttcagtatgacaaggcagaagtcgtgcctaattgggacgatttgtgcatagaagtcgtgtcaaattggcacgacttgcccaaatttataatttttttaatcggaccacattttggtaaaaagaaaaatttgttCAATAAAGAAGATTTGATGtgaataatgtaaaataaatggaATGAtaagtaatataaataattcaaCAACTTAAAAAGAAATTccgaatataaaaataaaagagataaattaCCAAGAAAACATCAATAACTTGTATATTGAATTATGAAGATACATACAGTAAAAATAACAGAATCAAAAGTTCAAACAGGGAATCAAAATATCATTAACAACTCTAAAATTAAGTTATACCTATTTACAACACTAATTAAGTTAGTACAATTATTGGAAGTGGGTTTAATAGAAATGTATTGGTCTACATTTGTTTTTTAAGTGTTTgtattatgattatgattacTGGATATTACAAATTCTACAAGTTATCAATATCAACACATTTGAACTCACACTTCAACAAactttaaatatttcaaaactaGTCAAATAATATGGTTTCATAACAATTTAAAACACAATCTCAATGAATGTGCTAACttgtttataataaaattttgtataggaatgtaaataagaaaatgtcattaaaaagaaaatcatggattcttttttttttaagtcgCAACTTATGAAAAGTTTTGAATTTCAAAAAGGTAAAGAAGCAaaccaaatattttataaacgtTTTAAATGAgtatagaataaataaattttaagataaaatagtaaattggtatttaattattaCAATTTGGTGATGAAATTATGTcctaaaattaaacaaaaaaacgtttttaaataagaaaaaacttAACATTTTCAATTCGCCGTCTGTGGGGATCGAACCCACGACCACGTGGTTAAAAGCCACGCGCTCTACCACTGAGCTAAGACGGCTTGatgtttattaattatttatttactatatAATATATACTCTCATACATTTGAtgatttgttttatatattaattaccTTTTCAATCCTACTACTTATTTATTTTGTCTCTCTTTTAATAAAACTTTCAACTAattataccaatttaaaaatgtatCACTGTAACATTTTAAACTCCAATTAAGTGCTTCCatctaaaaaaacaaaataatgtaaattaattttataaactgtaaatttaaatagttaaaGTTTGTCTTATCTATGAATTagataattgatattttttttataaatgattttatcgCTATTAGATTAAAAGTGTAGGTTTTTAAAAACCGAGAAacttaactaaaatattttccattgGCACCTATACACTATCTTAACATTTTCAAAGTATGAAAACAAGGTCTGAAAAAAGATTATCTTAAAAGTTACTATCAGTTAAAAATGAGGAAGTTGATCTAGAATGTCATGGACTCATGCTTAACTTTCTCTGCAAACCAAATCACAGCCATGCTCTTGCAGAAGAGATGTCAATGAGTTTAAGGCAGCATAAATAGAGTGAGTGTGAGGATGAGTCCTATCACCCGTTATAAAAACGTGCACACCATTCACAAGTTCAATCCAGCTACAACCAGGTCTCTTCTTCACATTTTGTTGCTTCATCGTATGCCTCATCTCTGACACTTCCTCGTATTGACCAACCACTCCATAAACATTTGACATCAGCACATAGTTTCCACAATGGCCTGGTTCAAGTTCAATCACCTTACTAGCAGCAATCTCAGCCAAGTCCTTGTCCTTGTGGAGACGGCATGCTGCTAGCAGAGATCGCCATCCTACAGGATCAGCCTTGAATGGCATTCTCAGCACTAAATCGTAAGCTTCCATGAGCCTCCCTGCCCTACAAAGCATGTCAATCACACAAGTGTAGTGTTCAATGGTTGGAGAAACACCATATTTTGACTCCATTTCTGATAGAAACTCAAGCCCCTCCTTCACCATGCCAGCATGGCTGCACGCAGATAGCAATCCCACAAAACTGATTTCATTAGGTACCATTTGAGCTTGACACATGAGGGAAAAAACATCTAATGCCTCATCACCATAACCGTGCATTGCATAACCTGTGATCATGATGTTCCACGAGGCCATATCCTTCTCCCTCATACTGTCAAAAACGATGCATGCATCTCTCATGTTTCCACATTTTGCATACATGTCCATCAAAGCGTTGTTCAACAAAACATAATCAAAATCATTGTGACTTTCTTCCTTCCCCAACCCATTTACAACCATATACCTATGTATCTCTCTACCATGCATCAACGCTGCAAGATGAGTACAAGCCGGAAGTACTGTTGTAACAGTAACCAAATCAGGCTGAACCCCTTTTACCAGCATTTTATCAAAAAGCCTCAGAGTTCCGTAATGATCACCGCAGTGTTCATGAACTGATATGATAGAATTCCATGAAAAAACATCTCTCTCGAGCATCACCTCAAACACACTCAACGCATCACCAACACATTTACATTTCCCATACATATCAATCAACGCATTAGAAACAACAACACTTGATTCATAACCCCTTTTTGTGACAAACCCATGAACAACACGTCCACTGTCAAAATCCCCTGTCACAGAAAATATCGACAAGACCCCAGTAACAGTGTATCTACAAGGAACTACCCCATTTAGCTCCATCCTCCTAAACACCACCAAAGCCTCCTCAAACCTCCCAATCTGCGCGTACCCATTAACCATTGCATTCCAAAGCACCACATCTCTCACAGGCAACGCCTCAAACACCTcatgtgcatcccccaccaacCCAAATTTCAAGTATGTAATAACCAACGCACTGCCAACAAACACATCCAACTCCAGCCCAAGTTTGAACAACAACCCATGAATCTTCCTAATCTCCAAATCCTCCATAATATCGCCACAAGCTCTGATGACACACGGAAAACTGAATTTGTCAGGAACGATACCCAGATGCCTCATTTGCTTAAATAGAGCAAACCCACGTTGGGGAAGGGCATTTGCAAGGAAACCGGCAATGAGAGCGTTGTAGGCAAATACATTTTTGTCAAGATGGGTGGGGTAATTGAAGACTCTGAGGGAGTGGTTGATGAGGGTGCACTTGGAGTACATGTTGATGAGGCTTGTGATGGCGAGTGGGGATCCAAAGAAGGAGTTTTTGAGCAAGTGGGAGTGCAGTTCCTTGCCCTTGGAGAGGTTTGCATTGTGGGCACATGATTGGAGGGTGGCAATGCATGTTTGTACGTTGCAGGAGGGTGAGGTCGAGAAACAGAGCAACCTGCGACAATGTTGTTCTTGTGGGGGTATGTTGAGGGCTCTTATGATTGTTCTTCCATTCATTTAAGTTCCCTTTCCCTCTTTGCAACATCAAACTTCCATGATTTTCTTCAGTAAGCTGCTCTTTTACTCTCTCAAAAATCTATAGTGGACGTTCTTCAAAGGCAACATTTTTTTGTCCTATGATCACCACTGCTTTTGAAACAATAGAATATGCCACATTTGGAAacattttttatcataattttacGCAACAATTTTTAAGTGTTACATTTACGTTTAGGTTATAATTATTTAACCGTGACCACTGCATTTGGATAATTATGTCTTATTCCTTCATACtgtatttatattatgttattttttattatcttcaTTACTAACAATTTATTGTTAGAGAAAATTAAACTCCGGTTTtcattaataaacataaaatctATAACCGTTGCACtagaaaaaaattctttataatattacaattattatcattatgattattattatgattataattattaataatattattaatatggttaatgataataaaaataatgtttataataataatcataataataatattaacattattattattattaattttattaacaacataattattattattaatattaatatcattaaagttattattaatgttattttgtattatcaatatttttatttttattattaataataatattaataatttggaTATTGATTTTAGAACTGGGTTTGATTTGGAtttcaaaaaatagtataaacTTGTGATTTGGTAATGTGttagataataaaaaaagaagaagcaaaacataagaattttttatttttttaaaattccaatgaattaattaaatgtagttaatatctataatttaaaaaatatgggaTAAAGTAAACACATTTTAAAATGTCCACAATTAAAgatcacatttttattattttaggcCACACTTTTGTAATGtgatttattcttttttaaaggTTATTTTCACAAAATTGTGACTTAAAcatctatatctatatctagaaaaaatgttgtttattgTAATTCATAAGCtacatttataaaaatgttgcattttctatttttaggcCACATTTATATGTATATGACCACTTTTAGACAATGATTTTATTGTTAAGCtcacacatttaaaaaaaaacttaaaaatgtaTAAGTAATTAACGATTTTATGAACGTGATCTTTAGTAGTTCTTAAACTATATTTGTAAAACCGTTCGTCTTTTCTATATTTAGACAATAATTATATAAGTGTagtataattttgtattttctaaaataaaaaataatgtaatgtACATATTagactttaaaaataattttatacaatGTAACAACTAACTAAGTAATATTTTACTATAAAATCTAGTTTATCTATTTTCATCTCTATTTCATGCTTTGAATGATactataattttagtttttataatttatagtttGTTTTAGTTAGAGTTTTTTCTCACTAAGTTTCTTAGCTTACTAAATTAGACATGTATAAAAgattttatagaaaatattatttgtgcTAACTTATTTCTCTCCGTAGTGAACTTCAACTATAACATTTCTGATAATATCATGAGCAATTTATGTGTACATTCGTTAGAGGGATATACCAAATATTATAGTTGGAAGTCAAAACTACTTGcaataaacaaatatattatgaatCACATGTCATAAGTATAAAGTGTACTCATGCATATCTAATTTTTGATTCGTTTATTAGATCGattaataaattgataaaaaagaCAAGCTACTTGTTCTTATAGACGTTGGCTAGCTATGATCTTCACCATCATTAccttattaaaggaaaagatcCCTATTATATATCATTTAAATGTTATACCTAAAGTGATTGCGTGTGTCAAATTATGGGAGTAGTTGATAGTTCAATATCTATAATAATTGGACAAATAGACTTataaaagataagaaaaatGTTCACTGTATATGCTACTTTTTGACACGATTTCTGTAAGAAATTGTTCGAAGAAAGAGAAATATAAGTATTAAAATGAGTACATTACATATAAAGTATTAAAACGAGACAATGAGATTTAGCTATTTTTATAGATATTGAAATATAAGGTCTTttagtgttaattttttttatttgactcTTTTTTAAAGTATGGGAatgcatttaaaaataaataaaagtgtaGTTATAATAGTTTATTAGAGAGTTATTAATTTAAAAGCATAGTAGAATAaagtatatttaataaaatctaTAACATGATTATAAcacaattattaattttttaatttatggttattttcattttttaagtgAATTCTCCTCATAAGAACCATATTCTATACATTTaatattatactttttattaaaGTTACCTATAATGTCAAATTTAT
The sequence above is a segment of the Phaseolus vulgaris cultivar G19833 chromosome 2, P. vulgaris v2.0, whole genome shotgun sequence genome. Coding sequences within it:
- the LOC137809571 gene encoding pentatricopeptide repeat-containing protein At3g14730 translates to MNGRTIIRALNIPPQEQHCRRLLCFSTSPSCNVQTCIATLQSCAHNANLSKGKELHSHLLKNSFFGSPLAITSLINMYSKCTLINHSLRVFNYPTHLDKNVFAYNALIAGFLANALPQRGFALFKQMRHLGIVPDKFSFPCVIRACGDIMEDLEIRKIHGLLFKLGLELDVFVGSALVITYLKFGLVGDAHEVFEALPVRDVVLWNAMVNGYAQIGRFEEALVVFRRMELNGVVPCRYTVTGVLSIFSVTGDFDSGRVVHGFVTKRGYESSVVVSNALIDMYGKCKCVGDALSVFEVMLERDVFSWNSIISVHEHCGDHYGTLRLFDKMLVKGVQPDLVTVTTVLPACTHLAALMHGREIHRYMVVNGLGKEESHNDFDYVLLNNALMDMYAKCGNMRDACIVFDSMREKDMASWNIMITGYAMHGYGDEALDVFSLMCQAQMVPNEISFVGLLSACSHAGMVKEGLEFLSEMESKYGVSPTIEHYTCVIDMLCRAGRLMEAYDLVLRMPFKADPVGWRSLLAACRLHKDKDLAEIAASKVIELEPGHCGNYVLMSNVYGVVGQYEEVSEMRHTMKQQNVKKRPGCSWIELVNGVHVFITGDRTHPHTHSIYAALNSLTSLLQEHGCDLVCRES